One Orrella dioscoreae genomic window carries:
- a CDS encoding carbohydrate ABC transporter permease yields the protein MHASTARLSLARQHAITGWLLVLPAVALLAAFTHYPALATLWHSFFSTPKGSRPARFVGLENYALMADDPVFWQSLWNNLWFALGTIPTSVGLALAMALWVNGKLSGRGLLRMAYFTPTVLPMVAVANIWLFFYTPQYGLIAQVTGLFGLPSVNWLGSRETALPALMLVTIWKEAGFFMIFYLAALQGIPPTLREAAMLEGASRGQYFRRVLWPLLMPTTLFVLINALINAFRLVDHVVVMTRGGPDNASTLLLFYIYQVGFAFWDTAYAATLTVVLLAVLAATAWIKFNWLDRRTHYQ from the coding sequence ATGCACGCAAGCACCGCCCGGCTTTCCCTGGCCCGGCAGCACGCCATCACCGGCTGGCTGCTGGTGTTGCCGGCGGTCGCGCTGCTGGCGGCGTTCACGCACTATCCGGCGCTGGCCACGTTGTGGCACAGCTTCTTCAGCACCCCGAAGGGCAGCCGCCCGGCGCGCTTCGTGGGGCTGGAGAACTACGCCCTGATGGCCGACGACCCGGTGTTCTGGCAGTCGCTCTGGAACAATCTGTGGTTCGCGCTGGGCACCATTCCCACCTCGGTGGGCCTGGCGCTGGCCATGGCCCTCTGGGTCAACGGCAAGCTCAGCGGCCGCGGGCTGCTGCGCATGGCCTACTTCACCCCCACCGTGCTGCCCATGGTGGCCGTGGCGAACATCTGGCTCTTCTTCTATACCCCGCAGTACGGCCTCATCGCCCAGGTCACGGGGCTCTTCGGCCTGCCCAGCGTCAACTGGCTGGGCTCGCGCGAGACCGCGCTGCCCGCGCTGATGCTCGTGACGATCTGGAAGGAAGCCGGCTTCTTCATGATCTTCTACCTGGCCGCGCTGCAGGGCATTCCGCCCACGTTGCGCGAAGCCGCCATGCTGGAAGGCGCCTCGCGCGGCCAGTATTTCCGCCGCGTGCTGTGGCCGCTGCTCATGCCCACCACGCTCTTCGTGCTGATCAACGCGCTCATCAACGCCTTCCGCCTGGTCGACCACGTCGTAGTGATGACCCGCGGCGGCCCCGACAACGCCAGCACGCTGCTGCTCTTCTATATCTACCAGGTCGGCTTCGCCTTCTGGGACACGGCCTATGCCGCCACGCTGACCGTGGTGCTGCTTGCCGTGCTGGCGGCCACCGCCTGGATCAAGTTCAACTGGCTCGACCGCCGCACCCATTACCAATGA
- a CDS encoding ABC transporter substrate-binding protein, with the protein MRRTILKSLGIGLAGVLAACPALAQKAPVEVEFYYPVAVGGPITKVIDDMAAAFHKENPDVVVKPVYAGSYQDSIAKALTAHKGGKPPQLAVLLSTDMFTLIDEEAIVPIDAVAKSADDQKWLGGFYDAFMQNSRSGGHTWGVPFQRSTIVMYYNKDLFREAGLDPDKAPATWTELVEAAKKLTKRDANGQVTQWGIEIPSGGAFAYWLFQALTTPHGEILMNEAGNEVYLDKPGVVEAVQYWRDLAAKHKVMPEGTIDWGTTPKDFLERKAAIVWTTTGNLTNIRSNAKFPFGVAPMPASKRGGSPTGGGNFYVFKNATPEQQAAAVRFAKWATTPERAAEWSIATGYVAVTPAAWETERMKTYAKDVPAAVVARDQLAVSVAEFSTHENQRVTKLLNDNLQAALTGAKTPAQAMADAQREADRILRAYR; encoded by the coding sequence ATGCGACGCACCATCCTGAAGTCCCTCGGCATCGGCCTCGCCGGTGTGTTGGCTGCCTGCCCCGCGCTGGCCCAGAAAGCCCCGGTCGAAGTCGAGTTCTACTACCCCGTGGCCGTCGGCGGCCCGATCACCAAGGTCATCGACGACATGGCCGCCGCGTTCCACAAGGAGAACCCGGACGTCGTGGTCAAGCCCGTGTACGCCGGCTCCTACCAGGACTCGATCGCCAAGGCGCTGACCGCCCACAAGGGCGGCAAGCCGCCGCAACTGGCCGTGCTGCTGTCGACCGACATGTTCACGCTGATCGACGAGGAAGCCATCGTCCCCATCGACGCGGTGGCCAAGAGCGCCGACGACCAGAAGTGGCTGGGCGGCTTCTATGACGCCTTCATGCAGAACAGCCGCAGCGGTGGCCACACCTGGGGCGTGCCGTTCCAGCGTTCGACCATCGTGATGTACTACAACAAGGACCTGTTCCGCGAAGCCGGGCTGGATCCCGACAAGGCGCCCGCCACCTGGACCGAACTGGTCGAGGCCGCCAAGAAGCTGACCAAGCGCGACGCCAACGGCCAGGTCACGCAGTGGGGCATCGAGATCCCGTCGGGCGGCGCGTTCGCCTATTGGCTCTTCCAGGCGCTCACCACGCCCCACGGCGAGATCCTGATGAACGAAGCCGGCAACGAGGTCTACCTCGACAAGCCGGGCGTCGTCGAGGCCGTGCAGTACTGGCGCGACCTGGCCGCCAAGCACAAGGTCATGCCCGAAGGCACGATCGACTGGGGCACCACGCCCAAGGACTTCCTGGAAAGGAAGGCCGCCATCGTCTGGACGACCACCGGCAACCTGACCAACATCCGCAGCAACGCCAAGTTCCCGTTCGGCGTGGCGCCGATGCCGGCCAGCAAGCGCGGCGGCAGCCCCACCGGCGGCGGCAACTTCTATGTCTTCAAGAACGCCACGCCCGAGCAGCAGGCCGCCGCCGTGCGTTTCGCCAAGTGGGCCACGACCCCCGAGCGCGCCGCCGAATGGAGCATCGCCACCGGCTACGTCGCCGTGACGCCGGCCGCCTGGGAAACCGAGCGGATGAAGACCTACGCCAAGGACGTGCCGGCCGCCGTGGTGGCGCGCGACCAGCTCGCCGTGAGCGTGGCCGAGTTCTCGACGCATGAGAACCAGCGCGTGACCAAGCTGCTGAACGACAACCTGCAGGCTGCGCTGACAGGCGCGAAGACCCCCGCCCAGGCCATGGCCGACGCACAGCGCGAAGCCGACCGCATCCTGCGCGCCTACCGCTGA
- a CDS encoding ABC transporter ATP-binding protein, with amino-acid sequence MSSIVLDSLEKRYGDHLAISGIDIVVEAGTFTVLLGPSGCGKSTTLRMIAGLDTPTAGTVVIGGRDVTQLPPSQRRISMVFQSYALFPHLSVRENILFGLKVRREPARDHAARLQRVAQLLGLDALLDRKPSQLSGGQQQRVALGRAVISEAPVCLMDEPLSNLDAQLRHDMRREIRALQRQLGITMVYVTHDQTEAMSMADKVVLLNGGRIEQHDTPDALYARPASEFAARFIGTPPMNVLTLETLHGVPVLAGSHGPALRGAGAGAQKLGVRPEHMRLDITGRWRARVASVEYFGADSIVACDLGAAGIAAVRVPGASPCRAGEIVHLEWDAAHQHFFGASGRALPSSPSPLLEP; translated from the coding sequence ATGTCCTCCATCGTCCTCGACAGCCTGGAAAAGCGCTATGGCGACCACCTCGCCATCAGCGGCATCGACATCGTCGTCGAGGCAGGCACGTTCACGGTCCTGCTGGGCCCGTCGGGCTGCGGCAAGTCGACCACCCTGCGCATGATCGCGGGACTCGACACGCCCACCGCCGGCACCGTGGTGATCGGCGGGCGCGACGTGACGCAGCTGCCGCCGTCGCAACGCCGCATCTCGATGGTGTTCCAGTCCTATGCGCTGTTCCCGCACCTGTCCGTGCGCGAGAACATCCTCTTCGGCCTGAAGGTCCGCCGCGAACCCGCCCGCGACCACGCCGCCCGCCTGCAACGCGTGGCGCAGCTGCTGGGCCTGGACGCCCTGCTCGACCGCAAGCCTTCGCAACTCTCGGGCGGCCAGCAGCAGCGCGTCGCGCTGGGCCGCGCGGTCATCTCCGAAGCCCCCGTCTGCCTGATGGACGAGCCGCTGTCCAACCTGGATGCACAGCTGCGCCACGACATGCGCCGCGAGATCCGCGCGCTGCAACGCCAGCTGGGCATCACGATGGTCTACGTCACGCACGACCAGACCGAGGCCATGAGCATGGCCGACAAGGTCGTGCTGCTGAACGGCGGACGCATCGAACAGCACGACACCCCCGACGCGCTTTATGCCCGGCCCGCCAGCGAGTTCGCCGCGCGCTTCATCGGCACGCCGCCCATGAACGTGCTGACGCTCGAAACGCTGCACGGCGTGCCCGTGCTGGCCGGCAGCCACGGCCCGGCGTTGCGCGGCGCCGGCGCCGGCGCCCAAAAGCTGGGCGTGCGCCCCGAGCACATGCGCCTGGACATCACGGGCCGCTGGCGTGCACGCGTCGCCAGCGTCGAATACTTCGGCGCGGACTCCATCGTGGCCTGCGACCTGGGTGCGGCCGGCATCGCCGCCGTGCGCGTGCCCGGCGCGTCGCCCTGCCGTGCCGGCGAGATCGTCCACCTGGAATGGGATGCCGCCCACCAGCATTTCTTCGGCGCGTCCGGACGCGCCCTGCCCTCTTCCCCGAGCCCTCTCCTCGAACCCTAG
- a CDS encoding phosphodiesterase, whose translation MLIAQISDLHIRLPGQKAYRVVETDAYLPPVVDALNRLDPRPDCVVITGDLTDFGRPAEYAHLRHLLAPLQLPFFLLPGNHDDRQALADAFPEHAYLRTDGPFVQYAVEQYPVRILALDTVVPFKGHGALCAERLQWLETELAREPGRPTLIAMHHPPFKTGIAHMDAIGLLSGAPELAALVGRHPNIERIICGHLHRTIYARFGGTVASCCPGTAHQIALDLRPAGPSAFVMEPPGYQLHTWQGGALTTHSAVLGEFPGPYPFHEEGALIDE comes from the coding sequence ATGCTCATTGCCCAAATCAGCGACCTGCACATCCGCCTGCCCGGCCAGAAGGCCTATCGCGTGGTGGAGACCGACGCCTATCTTCCGCCTGTCGTCGACGCGCTGAACCGCCTCGATCCGCGTCCGGACTGCGTGGTGATCACCGGCGACCTGACCGACTTCGGGCGCCCCGCGGAATATGCCCACCTGCGCCACCTGCTGGCGCCGCTGCAGCTGCCTTTCTTCCTGCTGCCCGGCAACCACGATGACCGCCAGGCGCTGGCCGACGCCTTCCCCGAGCATGCCTACCTGCGCACGGACGGCCCGTTCGTCCAGTACGCCGTGGAGCAGTATCCCGTGCGCATCCTCGCGCTGGATACGGTGGTGCCGTTCAAAGGCCACGGCGCGCTGTGCGCCGAGCGCCTGCAGTGGCTGGAGACCGAGCTGGCGCGCGAGCCGGGCCGCCCGACGCTGATCGCCATGCACCACCCGCCGTTCAAGACCGGCATCGCGCACATGGACGCCATCGGTTTGCTGTCCGGCGCACCGGAACTGGCGGCGCTGGTCGGCCGTCACCCGAACATCGAACGCATCATCTGCGGCCACCTGCACCGCACGATCTATGCGCGCTTCGGCGGCACCGTGGCCTCGTGCTGCCCCGGCACCGCGCACCAGATCGCGCTGGACCTGCGGCCGGCCGGCCCGTCGGCCTTCGTGATGGAACCGCCGGGCTACCAGCTGCACACCTGGCAAGGCGGCGCGCTGACCACGCATTCGGCCGTCCTGGGCGAATTTCCCGGCCCCTATCCCTTCCATGAGGAAGGCGCGTTGATCGACGAGTAG
- a CDS encoding ABC transporter ATP-binding protein has product MSAVRIDLAQCAKTWPDGSRALHPLDLTVEGGEILALLGPSGCGKTTLLRLIAGLERADAGSAIRFDGQDVSALPAEARGVGVVFQNYALFPNMNVLDNVAYGLKVRGMPRAGRDARAREMLALVQLDAHAARRIDQLSGGQRQRVALARALAIRPRVLLLDEPLTALDAQLREHLRVELAQMLRQLGITTIIVTHDQEEAMMLGNRIAVMSAGRLEQIGDAETIYHAPRTPFVAQFIGSLCTLQGAAHDGLLVAGDATLRFRPHQASLHAPEPGALTGRVRDRYFLGESVRLEVRLEDGQHLSITAPHDNTHQPGERVSVRLAHFHP; this is encoded by the coding sequence ATGAGCGCTGTTCGCATCGACCTGGCGCAATGCGCCAAGACCTGGCCCGACGGCAGCCGGGCCCTGCATCCGCTGGACCTCACGGTCGAAGGCGGCGAGATCCTGGCGCTGCTGGGTCCCTCCGGCTGCGGCAAGACCACGCTGCTGCGCCTGATCGCCGGCCTGGAGCGCGCCGACGCCGGCAGCGCCATCCGCTTCGACGGCCAGGACGTGAGCGCCTTGCCGGCAGAGGCGCGCGGCGTGGGCGTGGTGTTCCAGAACTATGCCCTGTTCCCCAACATGAACGTGCTGGACAACGTGGCCTACGGCCTGAAGGTGCGCGGCATGCCGCGCGCCGGGCGTGACGCGCGGGCACGCGAGATGCTGGCGCTGGTGCAGCTGGACGCGCACGCGGCCCGGCGCATCGACCAGCTGTCCGGCGGCCAGCGCCAACGCGTGGCCCTGGCGCGCGCGCTGGCCATCCGTCCGCGCGTGCTGCTGCTGGACGAGCCGCTGACCGCCCTGGACGCGCAGCTGCGCGAGCACCTGCGCGTGGAGTTGGCGCAGATGCTGCGCCAATTGGGCATCACCACGATCATCGTCACGCACGACCAGGAGGAAGCCATGATGCTGGGCAACCGCATCGCCGTGATGTCCGCGGGCCGCCTGGAACAGATCGGCGACGCCGAGACGATCTATCACGCCCCGCGGACCCCGTTCGTGGCGCAGTTCATCGGCAGCCTCTGCACCTTGCAGGGCGCGGCGCATGACGGCCTGCTGGTGGCGGGCGACGCCACGCTGCGCTTCCGGCCGCACCAGGCCAGCCTGCACGCGCCCGAACCCGGCGCGCTCACTGGCCGCGTGCGCGACCGCTATTTCCTGGGCGAGTCCGTCAGGCTGGAAGTGCGGCTGGAAGACGGCCAGCACCTGAGCATCACCGCCCCCCACGACAACACGCATCAACCCGGCGAACGCGTCAGCGTGCGCCTGGCCCATTTCCACCCCTGA
- a CDS encoding ABC transporter permease: MPRTAWRAHAEAPVAKVSSHTPLAARGDRWDARLGATVTLAVAAFLIGPVVLSVLAGLTKNYFVGLSSGLTLRWVTEVWSLYADTIGRTFTVAFLTLAVCVALGVPLAWALTVFQGRAARALEELMSLPVAVPGLASALALIISWGTVSGLRGSLWFIVIGHVLFTLPFMVRATRAAMSQQGLLGLDEAAATLGASRLRRFLTIIVPNAAPGILTGALTVLTLSIGEFNLTWLLHTPLTKTLPVGLADSYASMRLEIASAYTLVFLLMLLPLLVGLQWLANRGTRRAHAAVPPNTTTHS, translated from the coding sequence ATGCCGCGCACAGCCTGGCGGGCACACGCGGAGGCGCCGGTGGCTAAGGTTTCTTCTCACACCCCGCTCGCCGCGCGCGGCGACCGCTGGGACGCCCGGCTGGGCGCGACCGTGACGCTGGCCGTCGCGGCTTTCCTCATCGGCCCCGTCGTGCTGTCGGTGCTGGCGGGCCTCACGAAGAACTACTTCGTCGGGCTGTCCAGCGGGCTCACGCTGCGCTGGGTGACCGAGGTCTGGTCGCTGTATGCCGACACCATCGGCCGCACCTTCACCGTGGCGTTCCTGACGCTCGCGGTCTGCGTGGCGCTGGGCGTGCCGCTGGCGTGGGCGCTGACGGTCTTCCAGGGCCGCGCGGCGCGCGCGCTGGAAGAGCTGATGAGCCTGCCCGTGGCGGTGCCGGGGCTGGCATCGGCGCTGGCCCTCATCATCTCATGGGGCACGGTGTCCGGCCTGCGCGGCAGCCTGTGGTTCATCGTCATCGGCCACGTGCTGTTCACCCTGCCCTTCATGGTGCGCGCCACCCGTGCCGCCATGTCGCAGCAGGGCCTGCTCGGCCTGGACGAAGCGGCCGCCACGCTGGGCGCCTCGCGCCTGCGCCGCTTCCTGACCATCATCGTGCCCAATGCCGCGCCCGGCATCCTGACCGGCGCGCTGACGGTGCTCACGCTTTCCATCGGCGAGTTCAACCTGACCTGGTTGCTGCACACGCCGCTCACCAAGACCTTGCCTGTCGGCCTGGCCGACAGCTACGCCTCCATGCGGCTCGAGATCGCCTCGGCCTACACGCTGGTCTTCCTGCTGATGCTGCTGCCCCTGCTGGTGGGCCTGCAATGGCTGGCAAACCGGGGTACGCGCCGCGCCCATGCGGCGGTCCCCCCCAACACGACGACACACTCATGA
- a CDS encoding ABC transporter permease, which yields MRRRGWLFFGAPAAALFTAFWALPMLNLAWVGAAGREGDAFGAAYWQVLTQPLYWRSLGNTVALSLAATLATLLLALPVGRFLARHPRFPGRATLVALLTFPLAFPGVVVGFLVILLAGRQGVLSSLTEWLTGEPRAFAYGMAGLFVGYLYFSLPRAIGMVSAAAQQMDPSLLDAGRTLGAGAWRRLVDIELPALKPALIGAGAMSFATSMGAFGTAFTLATQINVLPLTIYNEFTNYANIPVAAALSVLLGLATWAVLYAAHSLAGTRGGAGG from the coding sequence ATGCGCCGCCGCGGCTGGCTCTTCTTCGGTGCGCCCGCGGCGGCGCTCTTCACGGCCTTCTGGGCCCTGCCCATGCTGAACCTGGCATGGGTGGGCGCGGCGGGCCGCGAAGGCGATGCGTTCGGCGCCGCATATTGGCAGGTCCTGACGCAGCCGCTGTACTGGCGCAGCCTGGGCAACACCGTGGCGCTGTCGCTGGCCGCCACGCTCGCCACGCTGCTGCTGGCCTTGCCGGTGGGGCGTTTCCTGGCGCGCCACCCCCGCTTTCCCGGCCGCGCCACGCTGGTGGCGCTGCTGACCTTTCCGCTCGCCTTTCCCGGCGTGGTCGTGGGATTCCTGGTGATCCTGCTGGCCGGCCGCCAGGGGGTGCTGTCCTCGCTCACGGAATGGTTGACCGGCGAGCCGCGCGCCTTCGCCTACGGCATGGCCGGACTCTTCGTGGGCTATCTGTACTTCTCCTTGCCACGCGCCATCGGCATGGTGTCGGCCGCCGCGCAGCAGATGGATCCCAGCCTGCTCGACGCGGGCCGCACGCTGGGCGCAGGCGCCTGGCGCCGCCTGGTGGACATCGAACTGCCCGCGCTCAAACCTGCCCTGATCGGCGCGGGCGCCATGAGCTTCGCGACCAGCATGGGCGCCTTCGGCACCGCCTTCACCCTCGCCACGCAGATCAACGTGCTGCCGCTCACCATCTACAACGAGTTCACCAACTACGCGAACATTCCGGTCGCCGCGGCGCTGTCGGTGCTGCTGGGCCTTGCCACCTGGGCCGTGCTGTATGCCGCGCACAGCCTGGCGGGCACACGCGGAGGCGCCGGTGGCTAA
- a CDS encoding ABC transporter substrate-binding protein, which yields MTSRPTRLLRAALLALGLCAGAAAQAQAQTAICYNCPPEWADWGTQLRVIKEKTGIAVPGDNKNSGQSLASLAAEKANPVADVVYYGVTFGIQADKDGLVTGYKPAHWDDIPAGLKDADGKWFAIHSGTLGFMVNVDALRGKPVPKSWADLQKPEYRGLVGYLDPASAFVGYVGAVALNRALGGSLDNFDPAIKWFRDMKANQPIVPKQTAYARVLSGEIPILVDYDFNAYRAKYKDGANVEFVIPAEGTIAVPYVMSLVQGAPRADNGRKVLDFVLSDEGQAIWANAFLRPVRAGAMSAEAQKKFLPDSDYARAGTVDYGHMADAQRGFSDRYNKEVN from the coding sequence ATGACCTCCCGTCCCACCCGCCTGCTGCGCGCCGCCCTGCTGGCGCTCGGCCTGTGCGCCGGCGCCGCTGCCCAGGCGCAGGCCCAGACCGCCATCTGCTACAACTGCCCGCCAGAATGGGCCGACTGGGGCACGCAACTGCGTGTCATCAAGGAGAAGACCGGCATCGCCGTGCCCGGCGACAACAAGAACTCCGGGCAATCGCTGGCCTCGTTGGCAGCCGAAAAGGCCAATCCCGTGGCCGACGTCGTGTACTACGGCGTGACCTTCGGCATCCAGGCCGACAAGGATGGCCTGGTGACCGGCTACAAGCCCGCGCACTGGGACGACATTCCCGCCGGCCTGAAGGACGCCGACGGCAAGTGGTTCGCCATCCACTCCGGCACGCTGGGCTTCATGGTCAACGTCGACGCCCTGCGCGGCAAGCCCGTGCCCAAGTCGTGGGCCGACCTGCAAAAGCCCGAGTACCGCGGCCTGGTCGGCTATCTGGACCCCGCCTCGGCCTTCGTCGGCTACGTCGGCGCCGTCGCGCTGAACCGCGCGCTCGGCGGCTCGCTGGACAACTTCGATCCTGCCATCAAGTGGTTCCGCGACATGAAGGCCAACCAGCCCATCGTGCCGAAGCAGACCGCCTACGCCCGCGTGCTGTCGGGCGAAATCCCGATCCTGGTGGACTACGACTTCAACGCCTACCGCGCCAAGTACAAGGACGGCGCCAACGTCGAATTCGTCATTCCCGCCGAAGGCACCATCGCCGTGCCCTACGTGATGAGCCTGGTGCAAGGCGCGCCGCGCGCCGACAACGGCCGCAAGGTGCTGGACTTCGTGCTGTCCGACGAAGGCCAGGCCATCTGGGCCAACGCCTTCCTGCGCCCCGTGCGCGCCGGCGCCATGTCTGCCGAAGCGCAGAAGAAGTTCCTGCCCGACAGCGACTATGCCCGCGCCGGCACGGTGGACTATGGCCACATGGCCGATGCCCAGCGTGGCTTCTCGGACCGCTACAACAAGGAAGTGAACTGA
- a CDS encoding LacI family DNA-binding transcriptional regulator, whose protein sequence is MPHRSPTRLSIVQIAEEAGVSIATVSRAFNQPALLKADTLAHISDIAQRHGFRPNRVGRSLRSGSTRTIGLVLPTLSNPVFAECFEGAEQCARESGYSVMLTVAGYDPDREAEAVQALIDHQVEGLILTVADAARSALPDTLHKARMPYVLVYNESSRHPYASVDNRRAAADMVRHLAECGHRRIAFLTGPLTASDRARRRLHGARAQARKLGMEEVAHWAMPAHTGADAAQLQALLRDGPAPTALFCSNDLLAASVIAALLTLGLRVPQDISVCGFDGMDFGALMTPPLTTVRQPSREIGRAASANLLGQIQGVTPRSDRLLHGVITGGTVAAGANTQDSPRPSRTRKTSP, encoded by the coding sequence ATGCCCCACCGCAGCCCGACACGCTTGTCCATCGTCCAGATTGCAGAAGAAGCCGGCGTGTCCATCGCCACCGTCTCGCGCGCCTTCAACCAGCCCGCCCTGCTCAAGGCCGATACGCTCGCGCACATCAGCGACATCGCGCAGCGCCACGGTTTCCGCCCCAACCGGGTGGGCCGCAGCCTGCGCTCGGGCAGCACGCGCACCATCGGACTGGTGCTGCCCACCCTGTCGAACCCCGTTTTCGCCGAGTGCTTCGAAGGCGCGGAGCAATGTGCGCGGGAATCCGGCTACAGCGTGATGCTGACCGTCGCCGGCTACGACCCCGACCGTGAAGCGGAAGCGGTACAGGCGCTCATCGACCATCAGGTGGAAGGCCTGATCCTGACCGTGGCGGACGCCGCGCGCAGCGCGCTGCCCGATACGCTGCACAAGGCCCGCATGCCCTATGTGCTGGTCTACAACGAATCCAGCCGTCATCCCTACGCCTCGGTGGACAACCGCCGCGCCGCCGCGGACATGGTGCGGCACCTGGCGGAATGCGGCCATCGCCGCATCGCCTTCCTGACCGGTCCGCTGACGGCCTCCGACCGCGCCCGCCGCCGCCTGCACGGCGCGCGCGCCCAGGCGCGCAAGCTCGGCATGGAAGAAGTGGCCCACTGGGCCATGCCCGCCCACACCGGCGCCGACGCCGCGCAACTGCAGGCCCTGCTGCGCGACGGCCCGGCGCCCACCGCGCTGTTCTGCTCGAACGACCTGCTGGCCGCCTCGGTCATTGCCGCGCTGCTCACGCTGGGCCTGCGCGTGCCGCAGGACATCTCCGTCTGCGGCTTCGACGGCATGGATTTCGGCGCGCTGATGACCCCGCCGCTGACCACCGTGCGCCAGCCCAGCCGCGAGATCGGCCGCGCGGCCAGCGCCAACCTGCTTGGCCAGATCCAGGGCGTCACCCCGCGCTCGGACCGGCTGCTGCACGGCGTGATCACCGGCGGCACGGTCGCCGCCGGCGCCAACACCCAGGATTCTCCCCGCCCCTCCCGAACCAGGAAGACCTCACCATGA
- a CDS encoding DSD1 family PLP-dependent enzyme gives MRNHPAERVLCGPPPAPARAGHSVAQIDTPALLVDLDALQRNMDAVHGRILAAGLRIRAHGKAHKCPPIALLQIAGGAHGICCQKLGEAEVFASWGIHDVLVTNQLVGEAKAERAARLAGRVRLAVCADDPAQVEALAAAAARHGTCIEVLVELEVGQGRCGVAGPDAAVSLARLIAGHGPALRFGGLHAYRGSAQHLREPAARQKAVEEACARVREAVAALTAAGLPCDTITGGGTGSYAYELASGLYTEVQPGSYVLMDVDYAANQPEPGAATLAHALQGLCTVISAQEGRAVLDGGLKAFAVDSGLPRVLAPGWKVASVSDEHTVLVPDPAAPETPQPLAVGQRLRVLPGHCDPTVNLHDWLVAIRGEQVEAVWPVAARGALF, from the coding sequence ATGCGAAACCACCCCGCCGAGCGTGTCCTGTGCGGACCGCCTCCCGCCCCCGCGCGGGCAGGCCACTCCGTGGCGCAGATCGATACGCCGGCGCTGCTGGTGGACCTCGACGCGCTCCAGCGCAACATGGATGCGGTCCATGGCCGCATCCTGGCTGCCGGCCTGCGCATCCGCGCACACGGCAAGGCGCACAAGTGCCCGCCCATCGCGCTGTTGCAGATCGCGGGCGGCGCCCATGGCATCTGCTGCCAGAAGCTGGGGGAAGCCGAGGTCTTCGCCTCATGGGGCATTCATGACGTCCTGGTGACGAATCAGCTGGTCGGCGAGGCCAAGGCCGAGCGCGCCGCGCGCCTGGCGGGCCGGGTGCGCCTGGCCGTGTGCGCCGATGACCCGGCGCAGGTCGAGGCGCTGGCCGCGGCAGCCGCCAGGCATGGCACCTGCATCGAGGTGCTGGTGGAACTGGAAGTGGGGCAGGGACGCTGCGGCGTGGCCGGTCCCGACGCCGCGGTGTCGCTGGCCCGTCTCATTGCGGGCCACGGGCCTGCGCTGCGATTTGGCGGCCTGCACGCCTATCGCGGGTCGGCCCAGCACCTGCGCGAGCCTGCCGCCCGCCAGAAGGCCGTGGAAGAGGCGTGCGCCCGCGTGCGCGAGGCCGTGGCGGCGCTGACGGCCGCGGGCCTGCCCTGCGACACCATCACGGGCGGGGGCACGGGCAGCTACGCGTACGAGCTGGCCTCGGGTCTGTATACCGAGGTGCAGCCCGGCTCCTATGTCCTGATGGACGTCGACTACGCCGCCAACCAGCCCGAACCGGGCGCGGCGACGCTGGCGCATGCCCTGCAGGGCCTGTGCACGGTCATCAGCGCCCAGGAGGGCCGGGCGGTGCTCGATGGCGGCCTGAAGGCGTTTGCCGTCGATTCCGGCCTGCCGCGCGTGCTGGCGCCGGGATGGAAGGTGGCCAGCGTGTCGGACGAGCACACCGTCCTGGTCCCGGATCCGGCCGCGCCGGAAACGCCGCAGCCGCTGGCGGTGGGCCAGCGGCTGCGGGTCTTGCCGGGTCATTGCGATCCCACCGTCAACCTGCACGACTGGCTGGTGGCGATCCGCGGCGAACAGGTCGAGGCGGTCTGGCCGGTGGCGGCGCGCGGCGCATTGTTCTGA